Sequence from the Nymphaea colorata isolate Beijing-Zhang1983 chromosome 9, ASM883128v2, whole genome shotgun sequence genome:
GAAAATCCCCCAGCAAATCCAAATTATGATCTTAGTTGTTAAGGTGTCGCCTAGGCGACGCTTAGTCGTGGACTAGGCGTGAGTCCACAGCcctctatgtcacacgggtacgggtgccggtacgggtactggtgccggtacgggtacgaaccattttcaaaaaatttgggtacgggggtatggccgtacacacacgcggcattatatatatatatatatatatatatatatatatatatatatataattatataatatatatatcaaaaattttcaaacagaataacatatgtacacatatatcaaaaaattacaaataaaatagcatattcataaatcattatcCAAATCAACACATTTCAGAAACGAACAACATAAACTAACAACAAAGTTGATTGTAAACAACATAACATACAGATGCTTCAAAGAGGGAACCGACTGCAGGCGACAAACAAAAGAACCCACTCAAAAAAGAGAGTGAAATCAACACATTTCAGACAAGAACAACATAAAACGAACAACATAATATGCAGATGCTTCAAAGAGGGAACCGACTGTAGGGGACGAACAGAAAAGATGATTCAGGAAAAAtaaaacgaacaaaaaaaaagggaaaagcacTGCAGGCGACGAACAGAACATAGGATTCAGAAAAATGGCGACGATGGAAGGCTCAGCCAAGAAAAGTGTCGTCTGTCGACCATGCACGACCACTGTGTTTCAGAAACTCGATAGAAATGGAGAAAACGATGAAAAAAAAGCTAACACCATCGCCGGACGCTGCCTGCCTTCGCCGTTCCCTGTCGTTCGCCATCGCCTGCCGTTCGTCGGGTGAAGATGGAAGTGGAACGGCAGAAATGAAACGAAAAAGGTAGGGTTCGAACAATTTAACGTTAAATTCATCCTTTAAAACCCTTAAAATGGACATATTTgaactcggtcaactttgaccgtaTCCAAAAATGGACGGGTACGGCCTCCGGTGCGTTaaccgtaccgggtacggtcaacgcctCAAATTGGCGTACCGGATACCGTACCcataccggtgtcgtaccggtaccggatGGCTACTCCTCCtttggaggagtacccgtgttaCAAAGACAGCCCTTGCCTAAGTCTCAAATTGGCGTACCGGataccgtacccgtaccggtgtcgtaccggtaccggatgggtactcctcctttggaggagtacccgtgttaCAAAGACAGCCCTCGCCTAAGTCCATGACTTAGGCGAGGAGTTTGGTGTTGGCGCCTAGGCacacctaggctggactaggtgTCAGCACGCCTAGTCCATGCCTTCAAAGTGTTTTCTTGTGTGTTTTCTGTTCAAAGTATTTGTTGTGTGTTTTCAAAGTGTTTCCTGGGTGTATTATGTATTTGAAAGTGTTCAAAGTATTTTTCTGTGTGTTCTACCAGCATTTATCTATGAGTTCCATATTTGTTTGTGTTTATATTATAACTTGGTACATCAGTGAAACCTTTTATGATAACTGGTTTCGTCTTCTAACTCTCCATACTTTGAATGCAATCCTATCAATTTTGGTAactgatttcttcttttatctctCCATACGTTGAATGCAATCCTATCTCTATTGTTAAATGTTATGAGAAACTAAACTCCATAAACAGAAAATTGTTGAAAGCCTGGCATTTGATCAGAACCGACTATAGCCTGGCATTTCACTATTTGTCAAATACAACTTGAAAAACCTATTTCTCAATGCATTTGACCAGACCCAACTATAGCCTGACATTCACTATTTGTCAATGCATTACAcattttattttgctgtttGATAAGTTGATTTTGACTAATCCTAACTtaacacataaaacataaagctaacattttagaattaaaaataactaagcAAAATTGCAACGACTTTTGAACACCTTTTTCAGGCTAGCCCGTGCCTAGTTAGTGCCTAGCcgccttgacaactaagatTATGATTCATTGCAAAAATTGTGTTCAGTGTGCTGATACTATTGGAGTGAGTAGCAAAactgtttttaattttgaggcAGAGAGCATCAGACCTTAATTCTATTCACCTGTAACAACCTGACAAAGAACTAGCCCAACCATTCAATTTATCAGGACCTGACCTTAGCGTGCCACAGTCTGTCATTCAGAAGGGCTAGAAAATAGGTAACAAGGTAATAATAAAgctcatatacatatatgaacaTGGATCTCTATTAAGTCCTCAGATATGAGATTGTTTACAATTTTTGGAGCCATAATGAGATTTGCGAAAGTTCTAGGCATATGAGGCTTTGGCtttaagagaagagaagatactAAGGCTCAAAGATGAGCTCAAAAAGGAGCCCGAGACAAACTTATACAGTTCCAGGTCATGCAAATGCTTGATATTCCAGAGAAAGTATTTGACACTTAAAAAGTAAAGTTTATAAGGAATAATGCTTGACAAAGCACAATTTCATGAAGGGTGAGAACTAGCCATTGGACTAGTCCAAAGACTCCAAACATTCCTTGGTTAAGTTCTAATAACCAAGACACCATTTAAGGTAGTAATCAGCCTCAGGTACACATAGACGTTGCCCAAGCTATTCCCCACCAATATCCAgcaaggaaaagaggaaaaaagcaaaaataaaatgctCAGGAAAGGTGCCTGTACAAACTTGCTCAATGAATAAGCAATGCGTAGCAGTGCACAAACAAGCATTCGTCACCTTAATGCTCAATATTGCAGAAAAGGGCACTCAAATAGCAGATCCTACTGATTAGTAATGCTTGTGAAAGCATGATTCCACAGAGTGGTGGATTTATACAAGAAAGGTGACAACTGGCCATCGGGCCAGTGCCAACCTCTCACTTGCACATGTTTTGTGATTGAAATGCCTTTATAGCAAGGGGAAAAGTACAGAAGAAGTTTGAAAGAATATACTGAACACAAACACACAAGAAAGATTATGCTTTTAAGATGATTTTTTTGACTGCTACATAAAGTGCTGGTCACTTATTCCTTGAATTCTTACCTTCCCATGCACTCTGTAAGTTTTCTGTTTTCTAGTCATTGGCTTTTTGTTCTTCAGGGTCATCTATCTCAACAATCAGCAGGAATATCAGAAAGCAGCATGTTTGGTAGATTCAGATCGTCTCGCCCAAGGGCATCTTCAATGGATGAGAACCTTGGCTGCCATACGGTGGATCTCCATACCTCCACCATAAAAATGGACGCAGAACAGTCAGATTTGCGTTTTTGCTTCAGAATAATTTCTCCTGTGAAAACATATACTTTGCAGGTACACAATtgagcttttctttctttagaagaaagaaagaaactctTCTTTCATCTCTTTAAATATTCTTAGCCATTAAGTGTTTGACTTCAAATGGAAACGGTCCCGAACAAAATGTAAAGTATGGACTGATGTCCAAATGGATGTCGAGTTCTGCAGGCAGAAAATGGAGCAGATCAAATGGATTGGGTCGATAAGATCACTGGAGTTATAGCATCACTTCTGAATGCTCCATTACCTCTGGAGGTTGTCTGCGATATgacttttttcatctttatttgatttagttTCTGCAACATGAGCCTCTACACATTGATTTTCAACATGAACTTCTAGACATTATTCCTTTTGTGCACATAGCTGCATCCTAACAGAACATTACATGGATTACTAGCAGCATGATCCTGGAAAGCTGGATATGATGCATAACAGCTTTGATGATGCATGTGGTTCCAATTCTGCAAGGTTAGACAGTCGTGCAGGCTCAGAGGATGGGGTGGTCACACTTCAGGATCGCAATGGTGTTGCCAGGGTTCTTAGAAAAGTTCCTGGAAATGATGTCTGTGCAGAATGTGATGCCCCAGAACCTGATTGGGCATCACTGAATCTTGGGATTCTTCTTTGCATTGAGTGCTCTGGTGTTCACCGGAATCTTGGGGTTCATATTTCAAAGGTGTGATTCATTTTCTAATTCTTTGCTTAGCATTTCTTTGCAGTTGTAACCTGCACATTTGTTTTTAagttctctctttctgtctctttctcacACACTCACACACGCATGTATTAGGGCAcatattttctaaaaccttGAAAGTTTTTCAAGTGTCAGTAGCAGGACGTTCTGTCAATGGGGGAAGCTTTTCGGTGACAATACCTGGAGATATCAGAAGTGAGAATGCTGACATGGGTAACGAGAACTGTGAAAGACACAATTGCCTGCCAGTGCCAGGGTTTCTGTCTTCAGTCAATCACGAAAAATTGTACATACAATGTAATTGGGATTTTATAGTCCAAGTTGTTTTCAACCAATCGCATGTGTCCTCAGAAAACTCTAATCAAACCTTTGGCTATCAATTTGGACCAAAAAACTATGCTTCTCCGAGGctacaaaatttgatgcatttttcagCCATTATTTTTCAAACACCAAAAAGAAAGTTTGGTACATATTGGATTCCAGTAATTTATAGGTGGAACTCCACGAAAAAAACTGCATGTCATCTCTGTGGAATTGGATGGCAAAAGAATGAATGGGTAAGTCATACGTATGATACAGATGAGCAACAGTACATTTAGTGCTTGTGAAAATGTCAATAAATGCTGGATGGTTTTAATGCATAAAATAAGGCATAaagtaagaaatatttttctgggAATGCAGTtatattttttggcaataattttcaaataaagATTGTGATAGTTTTGAAGTgctgtttcttcttttcaaatatcCTTGTTAACAtgaaatgttgatttttctttaaaaaaaaaactgcttaaGTTTCTTGAAGtaacaaaaacatgctcaagtttcaaaaaatgttaaaaatggcAGCCACGTCAATGAATATTTTTAGAACTTAAGTGTGGCTTTATTTTTTACCAAAACTTAACTTCCTTTCTGATAATATTATTGAAACAGCTTCTGTTACAAAAATACTATTAAGAGTACATCTAATCTTGGTGTTTTCTTGTAACATAATGATCGCCACCCACATCTGAACTTCAGTAAGAACTCGTTTGGTTTTTGTTGAAATTCTGCCATTAGTACATCTAGCGCTAAACTTTATTACAATTATTGCACATCAATCTCTTCTCAAATTGTCAGCTTTTGTACTAATGGAACTGCAACATAGCATGACAAACTGATTAAGATTTTTTCTTCCAATTCTTCATGAATATGAACCTATCCTTTGACTCAAATGAAAATACTCAATTTGTGCTTATGGTTCATCCAGAAACATCAGATAtttaacatattattattacatCATCAGTTTTGTTTAATGCAGATTTATCCTAACATAAGCTgtagtttgtattttttttttttttcgaagtGATTATAATGCATGGTGTATTCTATGGCTTGTCCACTTTTCATCGTAAGTTTCTTATTTGTACATCCCCTGGCATATCACATTATCAGTCCATCTCCACTGCAGGTCAGATCCTTGACATTGGATGTCAAAGTTTGGGAACCTGTTGTCATTGATTTGTTCCATCATTTGGGTAACAGATTTTGTAACTCTGTGTGGGAGGAGCTCCTTCTAATTAACGAAGAGAGGTATGTCATACCAAGTCAACATAACATGTCATCCGTGGATGAGTTTTGGCTAAATTCAGACGTTGACAGCTGCAACCTTTCACATGAATGATCTCATGCTATGCAACAAATAATCTTTTAATCGACTGACTTGCAGGAAACATGATTCAGATATAAATCTCGCATTTGTTAGCAAACCTGTTCCAAAGGATCCTCTaccccaaaaggaaaaatatatccAATCTAAGGTATGTCTCTTTAGTTCTACTTTTTCAGGCATTGGCAGTTTGAGCATCACAAGGATGAAAaataatccttttttttttcgcgTACATCCCAATCCAACATACGACAACCCCAAAAGTAAAAAAACCTAGAAAATTGCTCGATTTTTGGATCATGAAaaaactttctctctctatatatatgtaattcatttattattggGTCTCATATTGCCACTTGAAACTCATGCCtgcaatgtttttgaaaaaaattgacgTGATCGATGTGATTTCATGTGCAACACCTAAATGCCAGTTCGCGAGAACTTTTCAAATCTTAACTTTTAAATCTGCTGTCCCATATGACATAAAAGTAGACATTGTTACGAGGTGTGACATAGAAATGAAGGGCACAAAATGTGATTTCATAACTGATGTTCGAAGGTAGAAATTTGATGCTGTTGATCCATATCTAAATATTAATTTGGATTAAATGGGTTGAATCATGTCAGAATAACTTGGATTACTTAAGCCTGAAGTGTCTAGTTTAGCATGGATATGCTGGGCATATTCATTGACTGTAAACCCATGAAAGTATTTTCTATGCAATAAGAAACATGATTAAGAATGATTTTTGGTCTTGCCACATATTGCTAGTTTCAGTAAAACAAACACTTGTaggtttgtgtgtgtgtgtttttttttaaattaatagttTAGAATCTGGATGGTTGCTGATTACTTCCCTGCACATGCATACAGGCTAATTTCATCTGGTTGCTCAATGACGTGTAGGTCTAGTGGCTGTCTGGCCATTTTATCAAATTCCAGTTCACAAATCCAACCAAACAGATTTGGTCGACTTACCCAAAATTATAAATCTGAAGAAAATTTTAACTCTGAAGAACGTTCCACCAAAATCCAACTTATAGATCAGACTTTGCAAGGAACAAAAAGTCAATGGTTTTAGATTTATCAGCCACAAAATCCAATCCACAGAatgcattttggtcatttcaccTTCGTGATGGTTCATTTGCTAATAGTCtactttttgacaaaaaaatatgatctttttttgaggataaaatactggaaaaaTTGTTGGACTATTGATTTAAGAGCATTACAAAAACCTAACAGAACAAACCACATCCATATAATCACTTGTGCCAAAAAAGAGGGCAATGCCATATCAGTTGTCATATTTTTTGTAGCCAGTCGACTAtagaaaaataagtgaaaagtgaaaattgataaaaatggACTGATAAGTACAGTCTCAAGATGGGTGCAACCAGTTCCATTTTGAGAATGTACCGGTCAGTTCTctaacttttaacatttttctgttatttttatATAGTCTACCTTACGGATGTGATCTTCACATCCAAAGCATTACAAGTCTAAAGAAGTGTTGCTTTTTGAATGTCCAAgtaagatttaaaaaatcaataaatcaaTGGTTTGACATGTTTTTGCTTCTAAAGCTCATCTTACATGTCTAAAAACTGATTTTTATGTCGATCTTTATGTTTCTAAACAGGTACATCACATCTCTATGTTGtttgtagaaaaaaattaaaaatctaggATCTGGTCTGACCAGTCTCAAAATGAGACTGGTTTAACGCATTTAACTAGATGAGATGAGACATGTGTTCAGTTATATGTTTGTTAAATTCATTGCATGATTTTCGGTACCATAGTGTTTGGGATTATTTTATCGATCGAGTTGGTTATCAAATGATTTTGGCATTTTTGCATCTTCTGTGTgatatcattttctttaaaacatTGATCTTTTGCAGTATTCAGAGAAAATTCTGATGAAAAAGTCAGATAACTTGGAAATGAGTGCACGTGCCCTACTTATCTGGAATGCTGTTGAAACAAATGATATACAAGCCCTATACCGCCTGCTGGTTGCTTCAGAAGCAAGTAGCAAGACTATCTATGACCTAGCCTTTGCAAATGAGCTGTGTCACCCTGTAGAAATGTCTGACTTGGATGGGCACAgtgatgagaagaaaaaaaagtatgatCCAGCTTTTTGTCCAAACCTTAGGGCATCTGGGAACTGCTGGCACGGTTGCTCCTTGATGCATTTAGCTTGTTATGGGGGTGAACTTGCCACTGCAGAACTGTTGTTACAGTTTGGTGCAGATATAAATGCTCGTGATTTTCATGGGAGAACTCCTCTTCACCATTGCGTTTCTATGAGAAACAATCAGTTTGCAAAGTATCTAATGCGAAGGTGGGTATATGCTTGACTATCCTTATTGATGGTTCAGtttttgtctttccttttttgtttgcttaAGCAAGTACTATGGATGTTTAATATATGAAGATTATGTTCCATTAACTTCTGAAGTTCTGGGCAAATTTCCTGCCAGCAGCACAAaggtgcttttcttttttaatgggAAAAACACTTTTAAACTGAGAAAATGTGCTTCATACTTGAAGATGCCTAGTTATTGCTATTTTTGGCTTGTGAAGAGTATTTCAAGACTCACTACCAAATAACAGCTGCTGGCATAATGTGGCGACCTTAGCTGAAATTCTTCTTGTGCTATAGGACTTCCAATGCAGCTCTCCAGACCCTAGAATTTGCTTGTTCCCCATTTCTCGAGTTCCCCATTTCTCGAGTGTCAGGCGAACAGTAGACCAACTATGGGACCTTTTTGTGGACAGATATTGATTATGACGTAGTAGACTCATATTGattcaaacattttctttttcttttattatacaGAGGGGCGCGCCCATCAATTAAGGATGCTGGGGGCCAATCTGCGCTAGAAAGAACCATGGAGCTTGGAGCAATTACCGATGAAGAGCTTCTAATTCTTCTCACAAATGAGTGAAATATTGTTCGAGTTCACATTCAGAATATTTATTGTAAGTAAATGTTtcaatttcatgcctttttttttaagaaaaatacaGAGTCCTACTCGACGATTGAAATTTAATGATGTTCGGTGCAGCAATGTACAACCCGCCCTACAAACTGAGCCGGTTTACTTTTGTGAAATATGCCAATCAGCGAATAGAATTCCTAATTTCTATAGCATATACAAATGCAGCATGTCTCTCGGCCCAAACGAGGGAGCCGAATTCCCTACCGTCTTTCTATCTCCCTAGGGTTTAGGTTTGCTTTTGGTATCTCTAGTAAGACACCtttgttatgcttcaacttgcatattgacTGCCTACCAGCCTCCGCTTCATAGTTGTGTTGGTGTATGTTTGtatacataaatttttttttttttcaaaattctctaGTGCATGATAACTTGGAGGAAGGTCTCAGAAAAACAGCATCCTAGAaactaagaagaagaagactgaAAGTATATTTTTCTACAACAATTTTCTAGTAACAACATGAACGAACAATTGGGGGAAAACGTAGGTGGTGTCTATTCTTGTCACTGCTCCCGCAGTTGCGCATTCGATCATGAGGGCATAGTGATACGATTGTCCGCATTTTAGTAAGATGTTTCTATAGTGAAATGTTGTCATGCTCACCATAAACTGCTAGAGTTCC
This genomic interval carries:
- the LOC116260264 gene encoding ADP-ribosylation factor GTPase-activating protein AGD4-like isoform X1; translation: MVHFPKLEDSPMFRDQVNLLEENAEQLRDRCQRFYKGCKKFTVVLGEACSGDNSFADSLESFSGARDDLISIAIGGPVMSKFIATFRELGSYKELLRSQVEHMLTERLLQFMNADLHDVKDSRRRFDKATLAYDQAREKFMSLKKSTRPDIVEGLEEDLHNSRSAFERCRFNLISALANIESKKKFEFLESVSAMMDAHLRYFKQGYELLQQMEPFIHEVLTYAQQSKVAALAEQDELAKRIQEFRTQRELQNLRINKEPTTSGDGIHIVGSSSYKTIEALMQATAHGKVQTIKQGYLLKRSSNLRGYWKRRFFVLDSHGTLYYYRTQSNKNLGHLSQQSAGISESSMFGRFRSSRPRASSMDENLGCHTVDLHTSTIKMDAEQSDLRFCFRIISPVKTYTLQAENGADQMDWVDKITGVIASLLNAPLPLEHDPGKLDMMHNSFDDACGSNSARLDSRAGSEDGVVTLQDRNGVARVLRKVPGNDVCAECDAPEPDWASLNLGILLCIECSGVHRNLGVHISKVRSLTLDVKVWEPVVIDLFHHLGNRFCNSVWEELLLINEERKHDSDINLAFVSKPVPKDPLPQKEKYIQSKYSEKILMKKSDNLEMSARALLIWNAVETNDIQALYRLLVASEASSKTIYDLAFANELCHPVEMSDLDGHSDEKKKKYDPAFCPNLRASGNCWHGCSLMHLACYGGELATAELLLQFGADINARDFHGRTPLHHCVSMRNNQFAKYLMRRGARPSIKDAGGQSALERTMELGAITDEELLILLTNE
- the LOC116260264 gene encoding ADP-ribosylation factor GTPase-activating protein AGD2-like isoform X2, with protein sequence MVHFPKLEDSPMFRDQVNLLEENAEQLRDRCQRFYKGCKKFTVVLGEACSGDNSFADSLESFSGARDDLISIAIGGPVMSKFIATFRELGSYKELLRSQVEHMLTERLLQFMNADLHDVKDSRRRFDKATLAYDQAREKFMSLKKSTRPDIVEGLEEDLHNSRSAFERCRFNLISALANIESKKKFEFLESVSAMMDAHLRYFKQVLTYAQQSKVAALAEQDELAKRIQEFRTQRELQNLRINKEPTTSGDGIHIVGSSSYKTIEALMQATAHGKVQTIKQGYLLKRSSNLRGYWKRRFFVLDSHGTLYYYRTQSNKNLGHLSQQSAGISESSMFGRFRSSRPRASSMDENLGCHTVDLHTSTIKMDAEQSDLRFCFRIISPVKTYTLQAENGADQMDWVDKITGVIASLLNAPLPLEHDPGKLDMMHNSFDDACGSNSARLDSRAGSEDGVVTLQDRNGVARVLRKVPGNDVCAECDAPEPDWASLNLGILLCIECSGVHRNLGVHISKVRSLTLDVKVWEPVVIDLFHHLGNRFCNSVWEELLLINEERKHDSDINLAFVSKPVPKDPLPQKEKYIQSKYSEKILMKKSDNLEMSARALLIWNAVETNDIQALYRLLVASEASSKTIYDLAFANELCHPVEMSDLDGHSDEKKKKYDPAFCPNLRASGNCWHGCSLMHLACYGGELATAELLLQFGADINARDFHGRTPLHHCVSMRNNQFAKYLMRRGARPSIKDAGGQSALERTMELGAITDEELLILLTNE
- the LOC116260264 gene encoding ADP-ribosylation factor GTPase-activating protein AGD4-like isoform X3 is translated as MSLKKSTRPDIVEGLEEDLHNSRSAFERCRFNLISALANIESKKKFEFLESVSAMMDAHLRYFKQGYELLQQMEPFIHEVLTYAQQSKVAALAEQDELAKRIQEFRTQRELQNLRINKEPTTSGDGIHIVGSSSYKTIEALMQATAHGKVQTIKQGYLLKRSSNLRGYWKRRFFVLDSHGTLYYYRTQSNKNLGHLSQQSAGISESSMFGRFRSSRPRASSMDENLGCHTVDLHTSTIKMDAEQSDLRFCFRIISPVKTYTLQAENGADQMDWVDKITGVIASLLNAPLPLEHDPGKLDMMHNSFDDACGSNSARLDSRAGSEDGVVTLQDRNGVARVLRKVPGNDVCAECDAPEPDWASLNLGILLCIECSGVHRNLGVHISKVRSLTLDVKVWEPVVIDLFHHLGNRFCNSVWEELLLINEERKHDSDINLAFVSKPVPKDPLPQKEKYIQSKYSEKILMKKSDNLEMSARALLIWNAVETNDIQALYRLLVASEASSKTIYDLAFANELCHPVEMSDLDGHSDEKKKKYDPAFCPNLRASGNCWHGCSLMHLACYGGELATAELLLQFGADINARDFHGRTPLHHCVSMRNNQFAKYLMRRGARPSIKDAGGQSALERTMELGAITDEELLILLTNE